The genome window CGTCGTCATTCGCTTGCCAAGCGGAAATTGGCACGAGAACTTGTACCATATTAGATGCTCCTGATTGTGAGAGAACCACGATTGGGAGAAGTCTTGGGAGTGGTATTAGTAGTACCCTCTCAAGGCGTTAAATTTTCCCTCGCTGATAAGAAAAGAATTTAAAGGGAACCCCCACTTAGCGCAAGGGGTAAACGTACACAAATCCTTCACTATTTCTAATGTAAACGATCGATAAATCTCTATTGCACAGTAGTAGCCCCACGATAACTCTTCTGGAAGTTGTACTACTTCACCCATACCCATAGCGGCTGACATTTGCCCTCTAAGGCGGGTTACCCCCTTAAATGGGCAATCGTACTTAAGGGGTGCTCTTTCGTGAAAACCCTTATCCCGTAAGGATTTCAGCCGTTAGATAATACATTTCATGTTACACGAAAGTTCACTTTATTGCATATTACTACCGTACAGCGGTATTACACCCCTCCGCTTGTGCAGATAGCTTGCGTCATAGATTCATTGCACATTACCGGAAAATAGATGTTCAGGAAAAAAAGCTGTCCTATCAGACTCCTATAGGGTTGTGATAGGACAGTTAGCCAATAATCAGTACATTCAGGAAAGGATGTTGATTCGCTATTAAGGATATCAATTTATTGCACATTACTATTGTTCAGTAGTGCTACCGGTTATTCAATCAAAAGCCCATCTTGTGACCACTGGGAAGAGCCGCCACAAGATGATTTAGGTTATGCGATTGTCAGGGGACAATGACTATAAAAAGCGATTAGAGGCACTCTCGATATTTACCTCACACCCCTCTTAACGAGGCTCTAAATCATGAGAGAAGTAAGTGTAAGTCCCATTCCAATCCTCCTCCATTGCCCCTATCTTCACCTTCAGACCCCATTTTCCTTTTTCGTCTTGGGGATGAGTGATAATTGCCTCTAGTTTCCCTCCATCAGGGGTGATTGCCCAAACTTTATCGCCCACAGCATAGTCTTCAGCATCACGAGCCTTCAACGTGTCTAGGCTAAAAAAGGACTCTTTCCACTCTCCTTTTAGGGATATATATTTACACTTCCATTCCCCGTGTTCATTAGTAGGGGTAGTGATTACTCCTGGACGTTTCCCAATCCAAACTTTATCGCCAACAGAGAAGGGCAGATTTTTCTCATTTTCTTGCGCGTGCGAACATGTAGGGGTTTGACCGTCATGACCGTCATATCCTTGATATATGGTCGATTTGACCGTCATGGTTATGGGAATATGACGATGATGACGATGAAACTACTGTTGAACTTTTTTCGTCAGAAAGAAGGGTTTCGCTGGGTAGTGGTACGTTTACATGGCTACAATCGCCCCTGTAGTCAATCCCAAAGAACGTCTTACCAGACATTTTCTTCACCGATTTAACTTCCCACCCTAAGAATTCACACATCTCTGTTAATTTGTTACCAAATCGATTGGTAGCCATTGGCTTGAGTCCATTCTCCTCGCAATAGATGACGTATTTGTGGTACAGCTCCCCTTGTTTGATTACTCCATCCCCAGGAACCGGCACTACTTTGTCCTCTACAAATGCCGCTACAGAACTCTCCTCGCAAAGGAGTTCCCATTCTTTCGCTTTGAAATCAGCAATAGCAAATTGCCCTACACCTTTGATGAGGTCGTCAACTCTCTGAGGGGGCATAGAGAGGACGCAATAGGTTAGCTGGGATATCTCTCTCATCATCAGCTCTTCGGCTAGGGGGGTCCGATTAACGATTGGTGAATCAAACTCCACTAGACATAATCGCCTCTCTAAAGCCTTCTGTGGCTTCTTGAATAGCGCTCCATTGGAGATTACGAGCAATGTCCCATGAAAAGGGCTAGAAGCAACTTCACCGTAAATTTGGCGGTATGAGACAGTATCCCCACCAGTGAGACTCTTTAGATTAGCCATAGCGCTGTCGCAGTGGGTAGCTTCCTCGTCGGGCAAAACAACTAGCTGGCTATCCATGAAGTGCGCCAACTGATAATCCTCTCCCAATTTGCCAAGCTTAGAGGCTTTGGTATTTTCCTCCCCAATCAATGCGGATAATATTCGGGAAAATGTCCCTTTTCCGGTTCCAGGTCTACCCGTTAAATGAATGAATTTGTGAAGCTTGGACAATCGCCAAGTTATAACACCATTACATACAGCCATCAGCTTAAGGATTTTCCTTTCATCCCCTACCATGGCGTAATTCCACGCCTCGTAAATATTTGGGCAATAGGTTTTCAGCGCTTCAATTGGGTCGGCGATCACTTCTCCTTCTGGTTGCCACCAGTCCCGGTCAATCATGCTGGTGTTATAATTTTCCGGGTCATGGGGCTTGATTGTCATCTCCCGAAGATTCACTACTCCGTTGCGAAATGCTGTTGCCTCAAGGGTTTGGCGTTGCCATTCCCACTCTCGGAGGTTTCGCGTTAAGGATTTCTGGCACATGGTGACATACCTGTCGGTGCTAATCCACGATTCAGATAAAAAGTGAATAGCATCCCCAACTTTTTCTTCTGGGATAATCTGCCAGTATTTCCCGCTCCATTCCAGCCAGACTTTCCATTCATTGTGAAATCGCCATTTATTACGATATTCCTCTGCTAATTGACGAGCAAATTCTACTGGTGTAGGGTCACCATTCCCCTCCTCTTCAGATTTGCCCTTCTTGGCAGGGGACTCTTTCTTTTGTTCTGGTTCTGGGAATTGTTTTTCCCATTCAGCAATGGTTAAAGCCAACCTAATTACCTCGTCAAAGTTGCCGCCATTGACAATAAAATCATCCATACCTTTAGTTTTTTTCGTGTACTTCCACACGCATATCTTGACATCACAGCCACGTTCATCTAATGCCTTGGCAAGCCTCCTAATTGATTCCTTTACGTCTGGGTTTATCTGGAAGTCTGAATCCAGCGCGATGTAGACAGGTCTCCCCTCAGAGCAAAAATCGGCAAGAGAAGTAACAAGCTCCAGGGTTTGTGGTTTGTGCCACATTTCCCGACCGGGGATAGAAATAGTCAAATACCCGTTTTCAAGTCCACACGCGGCTTTCTTGCCTCCTTCTGTGATGACGATGGGTAAATGGTCTTGCGAGTTCACCACCTTCCACAAGTCCTTGGTCAGGCAGTTGTTCCACTGTTCCTCAGAAGCAAAAAGTGGCTTCAACTTTCCTGCTAGGGAGATGAAATCCTTCAGTCTTCCACGGAGCAGTAGTGCATCGTAAATACAACCCGTCTCGCCTTCTTTCCTTCTGCGGGTCTTGTACTTTGCCCCATCTTTCCCAACCTCGCGTAGTCGTAA of Roseofilum reptotaenium CS-1145 contains these proteins:
- a CDS encoding DUF3854 domain-containing protein, whose product is MSNNNASKGSLATPSISDSPIVADSQATNEKWLAQQLSESGITNPVLVKQFKPHKAGFTVTGVDITGKTNSNSWQLRLREVGKDGAKYKTRRRKEGETGCIYDALLLRGRLKDFISLAGKLKPLFASEEQWNNCLTKDLWKVVNSQDHLPIVITEGGKKAACGLENGYLTISIPGREMWHKPQTLELVTSLADFCSEGRPVYIALDSDFQINPDVKESIRRLAKALDERGCDVKICVWKYTKKTKGMDDFIVNGGNFDEVIRLALTIAEWEKQFPEPEQKKESPAKKGKSEEEGNGDPTPVEFARQLAEEYRNKWRFHNEWKVWLEWSGKYWQIIPEEKVGDAIHFLSESWISTDRYVTMCQKSLTRNLREWEWQRQTLEATAFRNGVVNLREMTIKPHDPENYNTSMIDRDWWQPEGEVIADPIEALKTYCPNIYEAWNYAMVGDERKILKLMAVCNGVITWRLSKLHKFIHLTGRPGTGKGTFSRILSALIGEENTKASKLGKLGEDYQLAHFMDSQLVVLPDEEATHCDSAMANLKSLTGGDTVSYRQIYGEVASSPFHGTLLVISNGALFKKPQKALERRLCLVEFDSPIVNRTPLAEELMMREISQLTYCVLSMPPQRVDDLIKGVGQFAIADFKAKEWELLCEESSVAAFVEDKVVPVPGDGVIKQGELYHKYVIYCEENGLKPMATNRFGNKLTEMCEFLGWEVKSVKKMSGKTFFGIDYRGDCSHVNVPLPSETLLSDEKSSTVVSSSSSSYSHNHDGQIDHISRI